GTTACATATTGAGATTACTGATTGTGCCTTGTATGTTATACCAagtgtaaataaagtttaaaaaaaaaaaaaaaatcttatgccatcagcttgtcctaggtcacagtttccttccacatatagctttgcaaaaactgcataaaaagcacttgcagcaacaaaaacataatattccagaaacacgctttgccgatccgatcagctgttcataacccTTCCTaggttggaatagacgtcagcgcgaactttcgcatgtccgccattacctgcccaaAACCGGAAGtaacgtcattttcgcggaaatgtagttttttttgtactggtgtttttaaaagttatctttgactttatgactttctgtgtcgtttctgggatgcttaggactcatattgcactgctggaaatagtttattttgatgcatatgctgcttttttgcaaatttgcattataatatttatttttgtttttcctgcagtatatgtaaattggtgtattttaaaaaataaaactatgaagacacttaaaataaatttcctgtggtgggaaactagtttgtgcaacttttttgtatttacagttttgagggataagcctcttaaatttctctaactagaaatatatgttaaaaaaacaaaaacgattttcaaatTGTTTGTAGTTtattccacttttttgcaatttatgtaattactatgcacttaatgcatacatattattagaatttgggctataatggttgtattgatgtataggaacttgaaatgctccaaaaatggcactacagcatgtaaaaatataatatgagctctggcggacttggttctatggtaggtcttaaagggttaatttGACTCATCATTTCAGACCAGAGCTGGACACTAGAGGCCACTATCGGATTTCTGTTTTAAACCAGTAAACATTGTTGTCACTGACTTGTCCCACACATGCTCATGAGTCTCTGCTTCCTACAAACACGTCTCTGCAGCCTCTGTGACTGCTGCAGTTGGTGGGAGCTCTTTTTGTGAATGTCCTGCAGGCCTGTAGGGGGCGACAAACAGGctgttttaactgttttaaaacTTCGAGCTGAGTGTTTGTCCATCACCATCAACAGATATAGTAGCTGCCTGTCAATCACTAGTTAAGCCCTAAAGCAGGCGTGTCCTCATGCTCTTTACTCTAATAGGACTATAGTTACAAACTGACTTGTATCTGTTACTCATGTGGAAAATAAATTATCAGACAGAAactaaaccaaaaataaaaaaaatacagagaaaggGACTGTTCTCTCTTTCTTGGCGTCTAGTCCTCAGAATCTAAAGTTTGTAGAGTTTTTGGATGAGGTGATGTCTCTCATCGATGTTTGACCTAAATTTGATGACAGAGGTTTTATTTTCACAAAAATTTGAGTTTGCATTCATAAACACTCAGCAATCATTGAGTTCGCTCTGCTCCATAGCTTTGCGTGGAAACATGTGTAAATGAGAGTGAAACATCTGTATCTGCTGTTGTCTTCCTCCAACACGTTCAGGATCTTCAGTGAAATGTTTCCATGTTTCATGTTGGAAGTTTCTTTGTGATTCTTCCAAAGAACAGGACACAGTCCAGTCCAGCATTTTTCACCAGCATTAAAACAAATTTGGGAAATTCCCTCCACCAAAGCTTTTAGCAGCCTTATTCTCCCCTGAATGTTTTACTTCTAACACAGCGTATGTCCAATGCCATCATATTTGCtgtatcaaaaaacaaaaacaaaaattgaatagatttaataatactaatgatTCAGTGGTTAGTAAGTGCCTCAAagtaagaaggtcctgggttcaaacatgtgctgctgtaacTTTTATTAGTCCTGATAAATGCCAACAACATTGATTCTTTTCCAGTCTCACTGACCCTCACACAGCACGTTTAATACTAACCTGTTGACTGTGCAGAGCTTTTCCTCTCACTCTGTTActgtcagtctgtgttgtgtttgtaacctctttatatttttatagatTTACAGTTTTATGATCTTCGTCTCGCTACTGTCAGCTGTCATGTCCTTgtctgtgattggtcagatgctgcCAGCTACACCTCcttcatgtaaatgtgtttgcagCTACATTGACATCAGTGACCAGCTTAATGTCACTTCTCATCATCATTACTGATGTCTGGTTAAGTGAAGCCAGAATACAGGAAGGTGACTGAGGAAGTGTAACTCTGACTTGAGTCTCAGTGGAGTTTCTGTTCCCTGTGTTTGTTCAATGTTTGGGTTTTTGCTTGTGTGGTTTAAATAAGTGAATTTTCCAAAACTTCAGACATGATGACAGCCTAACATTCACCATCACTGCATGCAGGAGGAGATTATTGGTGCCATTAAAGTAGTTTAACTACAGTTTGTTCGGTTTATTTCATTTAGGATTTTTAAACCATTCCTTTAATTTGATGAAGgggaaaaaactgtttttagatAAAATGGATGAGCTGCTAAAGTCCTCAACTTTAGGTCTCAAAGCTAATATAACTGGAAGCTTAGTCACACATTTACTCAGTAACCAATAACAGCGCTCTGCTGCACATCCATGTAAATTGAACATTTTGAGGATGATGTTTGTCAGAAAATCAACTTCTGCTTCACTGACTCAGCAGACTGACACGTTTTTTAAATTGAATCAAACATTTTCTGGTTTTCAGAGAAAATGACAATCAATATGATCAACAAATGAATCATAATGGATTCAAAGTCTAAGATCAATTTGTTTTATATCCAGATTTTCACgcaacaacaaaacattaataACCAAACAGTTATCCATTTTTTGTAACATGATCCATTAAACTCACTGTGCTTTCAGTTTGAGCTAATCACAGTGTTTTAACCAAcataaactaaaaactaaaaagccGAAGTGGCTCAAGAACAAGGAAATACTCAAACCACTAAAATCTCAGTTGCAGTAATGTGGGTGGAGCAGCTCAACAACAAACTGCAGGTTGGTACCAGAATCAAAGCTCCGTCCTACAGTCATTGTGTTCTTGTACTAATCTGTGTCGTGTCTTTAAACTCGCTCTTCTGCTTTCAAGGTaaacagcttttatttattatcactCTCAGTCACATTAGCAGCTGTGGAGATTATAGACTCTCACAGCTGGTCAACTAGATTTAATCACATGTTggtaaattaattaaattcacTGTGAACATTTCTTCTTTGCTGTTTGATGTGTCAGTGATGACGGCTGTCAGTGAATCACTTAAACACTGAAAGGAGCTGAAAACGTGATGTTTTTCAGGCAAGTTCTGCACTTTTAGGAACAACTTAATTCTGTTTAACACTgacattgaattttattttcaaaaatatttctagaaatatgaGTTTTGCATCGTTGAGTTGAGATTTCATGGAGTGATTAACTGTCTGCAGGCTGATCGTGAAGAGGAGACGTATACTGACTTCAGTCGTCAGACTGTGGGCTCGTTCTCGTCCATCATCTGAGCAGTCTTCATGGACTGGTTTCActctgtttctctgtggatTTTTATTCTCAGCTTGGATTTTGTTAAAGGTAAATAAGTATGTTTTTAACAGACTCTACtttgagttcattttaaataacaataattaacTGATGAGTAGTTTTAAAACACTGATTCAGTTTTATGTGTTGAAATATTTCCAGTGTGACTTTTTTAATGCTCACATGTAATTTGTAAaccatttatttcttttgtttaaaaaaagcattgcAAGTTTCCCGTGACCACGAGTAGAGACACTTTAACTTCCTTTAACTAAACCTCAGCAATCGTGCATGTAAGAGGAAACTGTGAACGCCATCAGCATGCACATAGCAGCAGAAGTGAAAATCCTGCTCAAACCATGAACAGTAGTTTCCATTTTTCATATTCACAGTGAAgagttttgctttgtttctccAGCAGGACAATCCTGAAACTGTTTCAGAGTCTCTGTGTTTCCAAACTGAGCTGATAAATGTTTAAAGTAACATCTGTGTTATTAGTTGATGTTAAGCTCCATCTGCAGGAGGGACACAGTTAAAATGTCATCAGTGTTCATTTATCATGTAGCAGATCTCAGTGGGAGTGGATGTTTGCTGTGGATGTTTACAGGCTGAAATCCTTCTAATGTGACATGTTTTCAGAGCTCACATGTAAATTACAACCATCCAGTTTCTTCTTCATGATTTCAAAACCTCTCAGTGAATCAAGTTTTCTGTGAGCTGTTTAAATTGACTTTAGATTTTGGTGGATGGTCAAACTGTGGCTGCTTAACTGTGCTGACTGCAGAGATACTGAATAAGTCTGATCAACAGATTCATGATGAAAGTCATGGAAACAAAATCATCATCACAGTTATCTTGGTCAGTACTGAGATCATCTTCAGTCCCCTCCCCCCGTCTTGCCACCATGGGgagcagggctttcagctgctctgctccacgACTCTGGAATTTCCTAcctcctgatttaagaaatatctctTCCTTACTCACTCATTATTTCCTTCATGCTGAGGAAAAATCATTGTTTCCATGTTTGTCACAGCAGAACTTCATCAGATTATTGTTGTTGCTGATTTTGTAGTTTGTAGATCTGTGTTTGATCTTTTTGAACCAATCAACCAACAAAGCAGTGATTATTGACAGTGTTGTCTTTGACTCACTGTGAAAGGAGTTCTGATGTTGTAATAAGTTGTGAGTGTGTCTGCTCCTCTGTCTCCTCAACAGGATCATTTGTAGTGGATGTGACGCAGAGCTCCTATCAGGCAGAGGAGAACCACGACATCACACTGGAGTGGACGTTCACCACCAAACCAGACACGACCATCTCAGCACTGAGGATCCTCTGTAGCCTGAATAATGACTTAACTCTGTATTATCTCCTTGATGGTGTCGAGTTCTCAGAAGTTCAGGATGAAGAGTTTTCAGGACGAGTCCAGAGTGACAAAGACGCCCTCAGAGAAGGACGAATCAGACTCCAGCTGTCCAGACTCAGGACTGATGACTCAGGTCTGTACCTGTGTGAGGTGGACACAGGTTATGGCCGTGGCTACAACAGCTGCAGAGTCACCGTCTCTGGTAAGACAATTCATTTATACACGTGTTCACTGTGAGCTGTTAAAGTAGATCAAGGTTGGAtccaaacataaaataattatttgtaaATCTACCATTTAGTTTTTAGaatagacaaaaaaagaaaaaggttttgtttgtttagaaaGTTTCCACcttcaaacattttctttttaaatatcctGTTTGATTAATGGAGTCGACAATATGGTGTCCCAAAACAGGATGCTGTATTTAAACATCAGAATTCTTTGTGAGGATCAAATACAGCATCACAGCAACTTAATTCACTGCCAAAATATTATATCAGATTTCAAATgtatatgaaatataaaaaaaatatattttattttatttcagaatCAAAgtctgagaaaaaagaaaaatctcggCAACCTGGAAGAATCCGACCAGATCTGGATAAAGAATCCAAAGtcaaaggtaaaaataaaacacaaaaataaatgaagtctTTAAAGCTCACTTAAATATTAAGATAATTTATTCACTCTTTAGTACAGATAAGGCAGGTGATCTGTGGCAAAATTCAGAGCTGCATTAGCTctaaaaatacatcaaacaAAGTAAAACCCATCCATAAACACATCCTGGGCTTctgagttttccttttttccattaaaaaaaaaatctgcttgttTTTATCATGAATACTGAATTGTGTTTATAATGTAACTGTGGAATTTCTTCTTTTTAGTGTGGGGAATAATTATCCTTGCTGTATATATGTGTGGCTTGCTGATGCTGTGTGGATATGTGCTTCTTCTGAAATGTCTAAACCAAGTAAGTCTgtcagagataaaaaaaaaaaatatttgtgaagtgctgtaaatataaaatatcagTTCCTGTCAGTATGTTTGCTCTCAGTCAAACTTTAAAGTTTCTTAAATTATACTCGGTATAACTCAGTAAATCTTTGAATTGTCTTTCAATTTTAAACAGATTGAAACTTCCTCACACAAATCCAGGGAGTTCACGATGACGAACGTTTCAGCAGGTGAAACTCCTCATTCAGTGTCAGGACTGACAAGAACAGCTGGAAACTGTAGAGCCAGACTGTGAATAGAAACTAATCACAACAACATGTTGATATTTGGAAATTTTTAGTTTGAGGCTTGTAACAAGTTTTTACCTGAACCCGGCacaacactctctcacacacacacacacacacacacacacacacacacctctgggTTATGCTGGAGTTCACTTCATTTACAGTGTTTGGAGCTGAAGTCTTGGATCAGCTCCTGTGTGGCCCTGTAGCTCCAACCAGCTCTCACTCAGCTCTGTCCCACTCTGCTGCTTACTGAACAAGGTAACGAGATGTTCAGTAAGTTGGTGTCAAGAACCAGCGGAGGGAAACATTTGAATCCAGGGCTTCAGTCTCATGTTGACATCTTTCAACTCATTCTGAGACAAACCAGCTGGATCGAGTTGAACAAGATTTCCAAAACTTTAAAGAATCTGTGATTtatattgattttaagtggGTTTAAAGAAACCTGCTATGAATGATGAGTGGGGGAATAGATAAACTGAACAGCACGATATAAACTCTGACTGGATGTTTCAGTGACATcgttaaaaaaatctgtttgtcagaaaaaaatctgatttctgACAAACAGCATTTCTGCAGATCAGTCAGTAGATGGCAGCATCCTGTTAATCTGCCTGCACAATGttgtttatattatatttatagtaAACATGCATACTGGTTTGTACACAGTgtgtatattatttatattgtttCCTTAAATGAATAAACTTGATCAACAAAACCACTTCAGgtgtttgatgtgtttttaattttaatttttattccaGACTGAACATAAAACTTTTTAATCGTTTGTTCTGCTGCTGTATTTTTAATATAACAGCATGTTTTCTAAATTATATATGATGCTGAAGGTTGGGGACGACAGCTTTAAGCTACAAATAGTTTAGAAGTGCTGGAGTATGTGATGGTTTACAGTACATACAGTAGTTTATAGTCACAGTCATTTAGGAAACAGGGCAGTAACAGGCTCTGTGCTGCACTGGCTCTGACTTGACTTATTGATTTGATATATTCAGATGTAACTGTCCATATAAATGTGATGATTACTGAAGTGTTTCATATCAGCTGGTGATGTCCTCACAGTTCCTCCCCTGCACAGTCTCTGTGTCCTCGCTGTCTACTGAATGAACCTCAGCTGTTGATGCTGATGTGAGGACCGACTCACCGACAGATAACTGCAGTCTGGATACTGAGAGGTTAAACTAGCTGAGGGCATCTCTCCTCCCTCTGCTTTCTCTTTATTCATCGACCTTCATCATCAACATCAGAGCTTCGGTAATAAAAGCTTAACACAAATTTATACAACTTGAAATTTGATTTCAGGAACTGAACACATGATGTCTGGATGTAAACTGGACAAGACATCTATGAATAtactttaaaaatcttttttctgtAATTGAATTTTTTTAGGGACATCTTAAATTCAAATCCATCAGTGAACTCTTCCTCTCAGAAAGACTCCAAGATCTTGGTCAGGTTTATGTTCCCAATCCAAAGTTTTTCCCAGGATAGAGCTGCTCTCACCTGCAGCTAATTTATTTCTTGTTTCTAACCCTCGATCAGTGTCCAGTGTAGAAATACTCCTGTTCTTCTTGTTGTATATAAATCtgctttgttctgtttttaaaatgtttacttCTGCTCTGTTGCCTGAATATGATCAGCTCTGCCTCTTGTGTCCTGTAGCTCTGCACTGCACACAGCTGTGACAACAACTCAGTATGAAAGATCTGGGTTAAGTGATGGACATGGAAATATATTTGTTAATAACGAACTGTATATAAGGGAGAGGGGTtgaaataaaagtaatttaaaacaataattaaagTCAGGCATTATTTCTTCCACATTTAAATGTTATGGTGTAAAAACTAAAAGGTAAaggcaattttatttcacaatttacatttttgtgtgATCATTTCATGACCACAGTGGAAAAGCTATTTAAGATTTAATGGCCCTGTACAATAAACAATActgaaatgtaacaaatatgaaatacattttaacaCTTTATTATTTCTTCCTGTGTGTGTAGCCTGCAGAGACTATTGTTACCAACtcagacaaaaaggaaaacacaccaCAGCTAAATCCAGGAACAGAGAAATAACAAGGTCATCAACAGATCTGCCTGAAAGAGAACTGAATGTGTCGACTGTTTAATTTGGCCACCATATCTCAGTGAAGGGGCTACTTCATAGTATATGTGAGGAAAAATCCAAGAAATCTGAGAAGTCCAAAGTtaagagaagaagaaggtgTAAGGTGATGAGTTTTTCACGTTAAGATGTTGATTCAAGATTCAACAAGTTTATTGTCATATAATATTTCAATAATATAGTGTCTGCATGGAAAAAACAGACTTAAACCCTGAGACACCTGAGGGATAAACTACACcttaattttgcataaaatagCTCTGATTGGATGTTGTGAAGTGTTTTCTCACTGCTCTACCAGCTGAATCCATCACTGGGACAGTCTACAGAGGAGGAAacatcagtttcagtttcatctGAAAACACCCTCTCCTGCATATCACTCTGATTTATAATACAGTCCATCGTGGTGATTACTTAAAGGGTTTTTCCATTTCAGTGTAGCTCCTGATgaagtaatgaaaaaaaatgatttaaaaatgaatgattcTATATTTGACAAATGTCAGactgactttgtgtttttaaaacttttaaaactgcataagaggaaaaaaaatattgaaatgaaACTAGTGACACGTAAACAGAGATCATAAATATTTAACACTTGAAAATGTAAATGCCACAGATCCATTTCTTTTATCAAAAGGACAAAACTTGGGTTCAGTTTTTGAAAGTATGAAAACTGAAAGACACAAATATTATTATCCAAGTTAAAGCTGCAGATGTCTTTATTTTTGATGAAGTCCTGGATATATTTCTGTTGATCAGGACACAAGGACTCAATACATCGACCCAGGGTTTCCCACCCAGCTAGTAGCacattcattattattttattagtcctttatttatccaggtatcAAGTCAGTGAAACCTGTCACTACTGGTAACATGAGGCAATCTCTGGACTCTACAGTAGTTGTAcagtccagctcctccaggatATCACATCAGTGCGTACCATTGCCAGAAGGCTTGCTGTGTCTGCCAGTAAAGCctcaagagcatggaggagattcaAGGAGACAGGCAGGTACTCAGGGGAGCTGGACGGGGCAACAGAAAGTCCTTAAACCATCAGCAGGACAGATACCTGATGGTTTGTGCACagaggaacaggatgagcactgccagagaTACAAAATGATCTCAGCAGGTCACTGGTAATTTCTTGTGCAAACAACCAGAAACAGACTCATATTCATTGAATAAATAGTAATGCAGAATGATTGAATCTCTAACTGCAGGATTACATTCTTAACCTTGATAAATATTATATGTGTATTAAAATAcaatttgtgtttcttttgttgttcttttgtatGTTGGTAACAGAAAATAAGTGCAGGTTGTCTCATTCGGCTTTGGATATGAGGGATTGTTTATATGTTTTAGATGTACTTGTCTTAAACTGCACTCTGCATGTTAGTATAGATCACCATTGTTGCTGTTGCGcaaatgtttatttacagttttgggggaattaaattaattattagCAGTGTGTCAATGACAGTGATAACAGGAATGAGTGATTAACTCTGACACTGAAACAAGATTAAATCACTAGAGAATTTTAGCTAACCTCTTGGTATATAGGGAATTTTCAGTGAATGAGCTGATGTGTGTTATCATCTTAGTTTGTAAGAAAGTGttcagtgtttgtttacagTACAGGTCATGTTGTAGTTGAGTgaggaggacagacagacagtgaaGTTTGCTGGATAAACAATAGTTATATTTCAGTGTcctttttcatgtgtttcatggatGCTTTACGCGGTTTCCAGTAGCACACTTAAAAAATGTAAGTACATAAAAGTCTCTGAATGATCGTTGTCCTGTGGCCCTCACCTCCTTGCTGATGAAGGCCATGGAGAAGATCGTAAAACAGCACATCGTAAGAGCAACTGACCCCCTGATGGACCCACTCCAGTTTGCTTACCATGCACGCAGAGGTGTCGATGATGCAAAAAATCTTCATCTTGGACTCCAtccacaaacatctggagctcCCTGACTCCTCCACCAGACTTCTGTTTGCTGATTGCAAACAGCCTCATATCCTGGCCACTAAACTTTCCACCTGATTTCACCTGGATGATCAGCTGATCCTGTGGATATTGGACTTTTTGACCAACAGGACTCAGAAAGTTTGGGTCAACAACTCTCTCTCCGGTCTCCATTCCACCTCCACTGGCTCCccccagggctgtgtgctctCCCCCCGCTcttcatcctctacactgaTGACTGCAGATCCACACAGCCCAACTGTCACCTGGTTAAATATGCTCAGTTCtcctgtcactgctgtcaggaTCCTCACAACACCACGGGGCTGCTCTTCAGGAGTTTGTAGAGTGGTGTGACAGCTCCAAACTTGaactgaaagtgagcaaaaccaaagagatggtggtgaccttctccagtaggcagagggatctggctgcttcagtcaccactagtggtgcaacggatcaaaaatctcacggttcggatcggatcacaGTTTTAGGTCACGGATtggatcaattttcggatcagcaaaaagaaaaaaaagaaaaaaattcgactcgccatttacttatttaagtattttttgcctattaaaaaacattcaactgaagactcattccacgcacttatataaaaacaaattaagg
The sequence above is a segment of the Oreochromis aureus strain Israel breed Guangdong linkage group 3, ZZ_aureus, whole genome shotgun sequence genome. Coding sequences within it:
- the LOC116319333 gene encoding uncharacterized protein LOC116319333; translated protein: MDWFHSVSLWIFILSLDFVKGSFVVDVTQSSYQAEENHDITLEWTFTTKPDTTISALRILCSLNNDLTLYYLLDGVEFSEVQDEEFSGRVQSDKDALREGRIRLQLSRLRTDDSGLYLCEVDTGYGRGYNSCRVTVSESKSEKKEKSRQPGRIRPDLDKESKVKVWGIIILAVYMCGLLMLCGYVLLLKCLNQIETSSHKSREFTMTNVSAGETPHSVSGLTRTAGNCRARL